Proteins from a genomic interval of Streptococcus oralis:
- a CDS encoding GNAT family N-acetyltransferase: MELRRPTLADKETVLEMMAEFEQTQSAHDGGFWNANNFVYEEWLEENLQAEAGLNIPENGVPAIQLVSFDVAGQALGFLNLRLRLNDYLLENGGHIGYSIRPSERGKGYAKEALRQGLQVAKQKNIKKALVTCSVENPASRAVIVANGGAFEDVRNGVERYWIDLE; this comes from the coding sequence ATGGAACTACGCAGACCAACATTGGCAGATAAAGAAACAGTTTTAGAGATGATGGCAGAGTTTGAACAGACTCAATCAGCCCACGATGGTGGGTTTTGGAACGCCAACAATTTTGTTTATGAAGAGTGGCTAGAAGAAAATCTTCAAGCGGAAGCGGGACTCAATATTCCTGAAAACGGGGTTCCTGCTATCCAGCTGGTTAGTTTTGACGTAGCAGGCCAAGCTCTTGGCTTTCTCAACCTTCGTCTCCGATTAAATGACTACTTACTAGAAAATGGGGGCCATATTGGCTATTCCATCCGACCGTCTGAAAGAGGCAAAGGTTATGCCAAAGAAGCTCTCCGACAAGGCTTGCAAGTAGCCAAGCAAAAGAATATCAAAAAAGCGCTTGTGACCTGCAGTGTGGAAAATCCTGCTAGCAGAGCGGTGATTGTGGCAAATGGTGGGGCGTTTGAGGATGTTCGCAATGGCGT